In the Mya arenaria isolate MELC-2E11 chromosome 11, ASM2691426v1 genome, one interval contains:
- the LOC128209331 gene encoding uncharacterized protein LOC128209331, with the protein MTSHRSQVAFGRNFSLQKELEDKYLNIRRRFRFSRRRQEAFEEECVESLYKLLLYSKERQKDENPPTEDKTPPPEISASKVRQNGGAKSVPPPTRPYSVFEIAKNPELAQDMTKRPATALSLSMSAKTYTQSYSFSKDGMNIGLTRRERFMRTKSLKEKSENNSNVVFEHEKNKDRYEFEEKEDNPGRDNFLESIDKENNKFTKKLALSTSPGQSLESRKSSTIPSKHGNTLRTTPTATKTSVDLYRANTPSVHVIPARVSSSLNTEPFDDVDGQFHHEQKATSADGTLRVPGKPMLRANSTLPQRRSGTPLKTVVTESRLDSTGHKSPISVRITQTVADTPMEHDRGMYSATPRPDTSFDHIEEELIPLTDDDNEHLNKLTGYRGNDNTISRLGAKSAIPFKETEKIDLLHVSAEKAETFLKDYSKKSKIFGYVVKTRTSTIAPKERLRSYRSPCITYQELVSIKANIRQHQAHTKTLLQSSAKLSSYVDTLANASLVRAHRESLLRNQ; encoded by the coding sequence ATGACCAGTCATCGTTCCCAGGTGGCGTTTGGCCGGAATTTTAGCCTGCAGAAGGAGCTAGAGGACAAATACCTGAACATTCGAAGGCGATTCAGATTTTCTCGCAGACGACAAGAAGCATTCGAAGAAGAATGCGTCGAGAGCCTTTATAAGTTACTTCTTTATTCCAAAGAAAGGCAGAAAGACGAGAATCCGCCGACAGAGGATAAAACACCGCCCCCGGAAATATCGGCATCGAAAGTGCGCCAAAATGGTGGCGCAAAGTCGGTTCCACCGCCGACTCGTCCTTATTCAGTGTTTGAGATTGCAAAAAATCCAGAGCTAGCCCAGGATATGACGAAGCGCCCAGCAACAGCTTTGTCACTGTCGATGTCAGCAAAGACTTACACACAGTCGTACAGTTTTTCCAAAGACGGAATGAACATTGGTCTTACAAGACGGGAACGTTTCATGAGAACGAAATCACTTAAGGAGAAGAGTGAAAATAACTCTAACGTTGTGTTTGAACATGAGAAAAATAAAGATCGGTACGAGTTTGAGGAAAAGGAAGATAACCCGGGGAGAGACAATTTCCTTGAATCTATTGACAAAGAGAACAACAAATTCACAAAAAAGCTTGCGTTATCTACTTCTCCAGGGCAATCGCTCGAATCTAGGAAATCCTCAACAATACCAAGTAAGCATGGTAACACTTTGCGAACTACGCCAACGGCTACTAAGACATCAGTGGATCTTTACCGTGCCAACACACCGTCCGTACATGTAATCCCGGCACGTGTGTCTTCATCTCTCAACACAGAACCGTTTGATGACGTTGATGGTCAATTTCACCATGAACAAAAGGCGACCTCTGCTGATGGAACACTTCGTGTTCCGGGTAAACCAATGTTACGTGCAAATTCCACGTTACCGCAACGGCGTTCTGGGACGCCATTAAAGACAGTGGTTACGGAGTCAAGACTCGATTCGACAGGACACAAGTCGCCGATATCAGTAAGAATTACGCAAACAGTAGCTGACACACCTATGGAACATGATCGGGGTATGTACAGCGCTACTCCACGTCCGGACACATCTTTTGACCACATCGAGGAAGAACTAATTCCCTTAACTGATGACGATAATGAACATCTTAATAAGCTCACCGGTTACCGTGGTAACGATAACACAATTAGCAGACTCGGTGCAAAAAGTGCAATTCCATTTAAGGAAACCGAAAAGATTGATTTGCTCCACGTATCTGCGGAAAAAGCTGAAACTTTCCTCAAAGATTACTCCAAAAAGTCCAAAATATTCGGATACGTCGTAAAAACGCGGACCTCAACGATTGCTCCTAAAGAACGTCTACGTTCCTATCGTTCTCCTTGCATCACGTACCAGGAGCTCGTCTCTATCAAGGCGAACATCCGACAGCACCAGGCGCATACCAAGACTCTTCTACAAAGCAGTGCTAAGCTTAGCTCGTACGTTGACACGCTGGCAAACGCTAGTCTGGTGCGAGCACACCGGGAATCGTTGTTACGTAACCAATAG